A genomic window from Ciona intestinalis chromosome 8, KH, whole genome shotgun sequence includes:
- the LOC100182590 gene encoding uncharacterized protein LOC100182590 isoform X3 has product MFNNKIKRKWKALKWMIHEASVRDNSLKRIERRKVVTKLLTVWKSRLHTKQATRMSETFNKWRSRHQDSLQMNSFIRSKDERCLSNYFTRWRQKYHTKRADSIAVTFNNLVLTRKVFNLWNIYVADCDVKRTRNVVAHERFQLQTLITIFTKWKDVANKSRKAKKLFKKKITKICITHWSRVTPVIKLRHQRDAIVAVSVHARCLVRRIFNTWCHRLKHRNTIKEQRNESLRFYFNSWKSYIISAHARMEIAEYKHRNNVLDSHMTIWKEYVLNLHERRSQASVNIQRCYLRSFFITWRSYIMGRKHNVRLAQQVAEISRETLLSSVLMQWEANYFRRISDKSRKAKWSDWCVRDAATQWLKYVRERKKRRCLQMARIRMEIISLKTNFRHWHEVYTTERSNQQRALNIRNQLNSNMLIRIINEWRKLIVENYRLQPYIERKQRKLCARVFDAWFGFSEQRRRWQRSIEIINNARLRSLMTTWTRGMRIKKMMGVVRRRKEDQVMRGAILSWRVVVVRRSAMVSFIKRKDARSRRTSFHSWKVRAKRRREEWEENEEKEKRRLRVMRICFESWIEEVKCEKISQQDALSWFHKGKEIDTKLSTFKLWKNNLTKVCHADKFRRHKLEGKVKTIIQRWNLFTKQSLNESSSQFSLSLRRKLHTGSSCSSVTGSVASMGLSENKFHTELKAQSSFNSANANVNSKLTSDSGVDISRGSHSEVSSYSDMKQFHLGNTAVVPKFEPLALDACLDDTVENVLCNTAVIQNPNQSSPVMHYDDTKENTSGNTDNSLLYSDHRMSLFDLIDSDDVRDPIDDVTMCLYSIEKANFPFEVLTLESTQSRLEGLVSFALHRLSTPELSKSFYQWKLCVHDSNRTKSLNRFAEERILERKLQFYFRSWKRNFNKSIKSRQHCKRLLLQPTFIAWKERTKSRNKIKSIKRIANVLNDHRIVRNHFKLWWKGTSEKVALNEILKYWQSRVRSHDVIIEQECLANSQREQTLLRRCVDVWKLRQLQLKSCDHHFNQSQLRRCIRSWVLYTQQCKDKKNKMAVIQHRIVMTSCYKVWVNRMKLMEKVKTLRSLCMRSRMTELCKRWKVNAKEIHDLRIKSESVVSRSNATVLTAVFSIWKHKYLLRVSADSSHARSTMRRALKQWRNRIVEDLTRKQKLVGWNVRQEERKLSSCYHIWYKEHKRLVALKRFELHRAQIWWSAWQRKLHQSRIENTHNRTLLHHYFVLWRNNHHCCVDKKTKARAVINKWHSLTTRNLHLMASAQQFLSKRHLMKLHAWFIQWREMHGKAVVADLHVRRVQCNRYFTTWVKYATSRKSQATNVKLIVHRKSYQQLRSAWKRWKEELQRKKNDYRMLKMILDARIGRYFIIWRKNLDLHFATKDYQRRVTISTWKLWMEATNNKQVAIQHYEEKMELLLKKVLNEWHIMTSHNQLLRNNQQCLSSNINNNLVSGCFRIWKREHDNLMIAKSYDSNHELKRRFMRWRKWVEGRNKTKLNIRKSVEFSNKRILKKHFNLWHHRVVNVQNMEFISDELVSSKQHQVMVETWGAWKAAYYQKISVKHWKLKTQRTCFAGWTEYTSFNKREKNLIKIHENLTKRRFFTTWKRELAVKNFRRKHDQKLLHTTWESWTDKTSALAVAETYHHLNTQRKVWAVWRLHYITNRTEKRFVDEQNFRLKMSALQAWIRYCQKR; this is encoded by the exons AtgttcaacaacaaaatcaagaGAAAATGGAAAG CTTTAAAATGGATGATACATGAGGCAAGTGTAAGGGATAATAGTTTGAAGAGAATCGAAAGAAGAAAAGTTGTCACCAAGTTATTGACTGTATGGAAATCAag ACTTCACACAAAACAAGCAACTAGAATGAGtgaaacattcaataaatgGAGATCAAGACATCAGGATTCACTTCAGATGAATTCGTTCATCCGTTCAAAGGATGAAAGATGTTTAAGTAAT TACTTCACAAGATGGAGACAGAAATATCACACGAAAAGAGCCGACAGCATCGCTGTGACTTTTAATAACTTGGTTCTCACtagaaaagtttttaatttatggaATATATATGTTG CTGATTGTGATGTAAAACGAACACGAAATGTTGTCGCACATGAGCGATTCCAGCTGCAAACATTAATTACGATCTTTACAAAGTGGAAAGACGTCGCCAACAAATCAAGGAAAGcaaagaaattgtttaaaaagaag ATCACGAAGATATGCATCACGCACTGGTCACGAGTTACTCCCGTGATAAAACTGCGTCATCAGCGTGATGCGATCGTCGCCGTGAGCGTTCATGCGCGATGTTTGGTTCGAAGAATATTCAACACTTGGTGTCACCgattaaaacatagaaataccatTAAGGAGCAACGAAACGAAAGCTTGAG GTTTTACTTCAATTCATGGAAATCTTATATAATCTCCGCTCATGCAAGAATGGAAATAGCCGAgtacaaacatagaaataatgtATTAGATAGTCACATGACCATCTGGAAAGAATATGTTCTAAATCTTCATGAAAGAAG ATCTCAAGCATCTGTTAACATTCAACGTTGTTACCTTCGTTCATTCTTCATAACATGGAGATCTTATATTATGGGGAGAAAACATAATGTAAGGCTGGCTCAACAAGTCGCTGAGATTTCTAGGGAG ACTTTGCTGTCATCTGTTCTAATGCAATGGGAGGCAAATTATTTTCGGCGAATTTCCGACAAATCTCGGAAAGCGAAATGGAGTGACTGGTGTGTGCGCGATGCTGCCACCCAGTGGCTGAAATATGTAAGAGAACGGAAGAAGCGACGGTGTTTACAAATGGCGAGAATAAGGATGgaaattatttcattaaaaa CCAACTTCAGGCACTGGCATGAGGTTTACACCACAGAGAGATCCAACCAACAACGTGCGTTGAATATTCGAAATCAACTCAACAGCAACATGTTGATACGAATAATCAACGAATGGAGGAAATTGATTGTTGAAAATTATCGACTTCAACCTTATATTGAAAGGAAGCAAAGGAAACTATGCGCGAG AGTTTTCGATGCTTGGTTCGGCTTCAGTGAGCAGCGTCGTCGCTGGCAACGATCTATAGAGATCATAAACAACGCTCGATTGCGGAGTTTGATGACAACATGGACGCGAGGGATGCGGATCAAGAAGAtgatgggagttgtgaggaggAGGAAGGAAGATCAAGTGATGAGAGGAGCAATCCTCTCTTGGAGGGTG GTTGTGGTTAGAAGGTCGGCAATGGTTTCTTTCATTAAGAGGAAAGATGCGAGATCCAGGAGAACAAGCTTCCATTCGTGGAAAGTGAGAGCAAAAAGGAGAAGAGAAGAGTGGGAGGAAAATGAGGAGAAGGAAAAGAGAAGATTGAGAGTGATGAGAATCTGCTTTGAAAG TTGGATAGAAGAAGTGAAATGTGAAAAGATTTCCCAACAAGATGCTTTGAGTTGGTTCCATAAAGGAAAAGAAATCGACACTAAGTTATCTACGTTTAAACTATGGAAGAATAATCTCACCAAAGTTTGTCATGCTGATAAGTTTAGAAGACACAAGTTGGAAGGAAAAGTTAAG ACCATCATACAGAGATGGAATCTTTTCACGAAACAATCCTTGAACGAAAGTTCCAGCCAATTCTCACTTTCACTAAGAAGGAAACTTCACACTGGTTCAAGCTGTTCCTCTGTAACTGGCTCAGTAGCCAGCATGGGTCTAAGTGAGAATAAGTTCCACACTGAACTAAAGGCGCAAAGTTCTTTTAACTCTGCCAATGCAAATGTTAATTCTAAACTAACCAGTGATTCCGGGGTGGATATTTCTAGAGGTTCACATTCAGAGGTTTCAAGCTATTCTGACATGAAGCAGTTTCATTTGGGCAACACTGCAGTGGTGCCGAAATTTGAACCACTCGCACTGGATGCATGTTTAGATGATACTGTTGAAAATgtgttgtgcaacactgcagTGATACAAAATCCAAATCAAAGTTCCCCAGTGATGCATTACGATGatacaaaagaaaatacatctggaaacactgataATTCACTTTTATATTCTGACCACAGGATGTCCTTGTttgatttgattgacagcgATGATGTAAGAGACcccattgatgatgtcacaatgtgTCTTTATTCAATAGAAAAAGCAAACTTTCCATTTGAAGTTTTAACATTGG AATCCACCCAATCAAGGTTGGAAGGTCTCGTTAGCTTTGCGCTTCACCGATTATCAACCCCAGAATTGAGCAAATCTTTCTACCAATGGAAACTTTGCGTTCACGATTCGAATCGAACAAAATCATTGAACCGTTTCGCTGAAGAACGAATCTTGGAACGAAAACttcaattttatttcag GTCATGGAAAAGGAACTTTAATAAATCTATAAAAAGTCGGCAACACTGCAAGCGGTTATTGTTGCAACCAACTTTTATTGCTTGGAAGGAAAGAACAAAAAgtagaaacaaaattaaaag TATAAAAAGGATTGCCAATGTATTGAATGATCATAGGATAGTGCGCAATCATTTCAAACTATGGTGGAAAGGTACAAGTGAAAAGGTTGCATTAAATG aaatcttaaaatACTGGCAGTCCCGTGTTCGGTCACACGATGTCATCATAGAGCAAGAGTGCTTGGCTAATTCGCAACGAGAACAAACGTTGTTACGACGATGCGTTGATGTTTGGAAACTAAGACAACTACAACTTAAGTCATGTGACCACCATTTCAACCAATCACAGCTTAGAAG GTGCATAAGAAGTTGGGTGTTATATACTCAGCaatgcaaggataaaaaaaacaagatggCCGTCATACAACATAGGATTGTCATGACCAGCTGTTATAAAGTTTGGGTCAA CCGAATGAAACTCatggaaaaagttaaaactttaaGATCTCTATGTATGCGGTCACGCATGACTGAGTTATGCAAAAGATGGAAAGTTAATGCTAaag AAATTCACGATCTACGTATAAAATCTGAGTCCGTCGTATCTCGGAGCAATGCAACAGTGTTGACCGCTGTGTTTTCAATCTggaaacacaaatatttactACGAGTAAGCGCAGATTCAAGTCACGCACGATCGACCATGCGGAGAGCATTAAAACAATGGAGAAATCGAATTGTGGAAGATTTAACGAGGAAGCAAAAGTTGGTGGGGTGGAATGTGAGACAGGAGGAAAGAAAG CTTTCAAGTTGCTACCATATATGGTATAAGGAACACAAGCGATTGGTCGCGCTCAAACGATTCGAGTTGCACCGGGCTCAAATATGGTGGTCGGCATGGCAACGTAAGCTGCATCAATCAAG gaTAGAGAACACGCACAATCgaacattgttacatcattaCTTTGTATTATGGAGGAACAATCACCATTGTTGTGTGGACAAGAAGACAAAAGCACGAGCTGTTATTAACAAATG GCACAGCTTAACTACAAGGAACTTACACCTAATGGCATCTGCCCAACAGTTCTTATCCAAACGCCATTTAATGAAACTCCATGCATGGTTTATTCAATGGAGAGAGATGCATGGTAAAGCTGTGGTGGCAGACTTGCATGTCAGGAGGGTGCAATGCAACAG ATATTTTACTACGTGGGTAAAATACGCCACCTCACGCAAATCCCAAGCCACCAATGTTAAACTTATCGTTCATCGTAAATCATACCAACAGTTACGATCTGCATGGAAAAG ATGGAAGGAGGAGTTACAGAGGAAGAAGAATGATTATCGGATGTTGAAGATGATCCTGGATGCGAGGATTGGAAGATATTTCATCATCTGGAGAAAGAATCTTGATCTTCATTTCGCAACGAAGGACTATCAAAGAAGGGTTACCATTTCG ACATGGAAACTATGGATGGaagcaacaaacaacaaacaagtGGCAATTCAACATTATGAAGAAAAGATGGAATTATTGCTTAAGAAG GTCTTGAATGAATggcacattatgacatcacacaacCAATTATTGCGAAACAATCAACAATGTTTGTCCTCGAACATCAACAATAACTTGGTTTCTGGTTGTTTCCGTATTTGGAAGCGTGAACATGATAACTTAATGATTGCAAAATCATATGATTCAAATCATGAGCTAAAGAGAAGATTCATGAG atggAGGAAATGGGTTGAGGGGAGAAATAAAACGAAACTAAATATTCGAAAATCAGTGGAGTTTTCTAACAAGCGAATATTGAAG AAGCACTTCAATCTCTGGCACCATCGTGTGGTGAATGTGCAAAACATGGAGTTTATATCTGACGAGTTGGTTTCGTCCAAACAACATCAAGTGATGGTTGAAACATGGGGGGCGTGGAAGGCTGCGTATTATCAG AAAATATCTGTAAAACATTGGAAACTTAAAACGCAACGAACATGTTTTGCTGGTTGGACAGAATACACGAGTTTTAACAAACGAGAgaaaaatttgattaaaattcatgaaaatttaacaaaaagaagattttttaCGACCTGGAAACGAGAACTAGCT GTGAAGAATTTCCGTAGGAAACATGATCAGAAACTTTTACACACCACCTGGGAGTCATGGACGGACAAAACATCTGCACTTGCTGTCGCTGAAACTTAT CACCATTTAAACACGCAGCGTAAAGTGTGGGCTGTTTGGAGGCTACATTACATCACAAATAGAACAGAGAAGAGATTCGTCGACGAGCAAAACTTCAGATTGAAAATGTCGGCGTTACAAGCATGGATAAG GTATTGTCAAAAGcgatga